From Paenibacillus sp. PK3_47, the proteins below share one genomic window:
- a CDS encoding AraC family transcriptional regulator, with product MDHTYNVGSNPVYYEGQPLHVLFSGESQTLPLHQAGPKIYDYYLLHFIESGKGIFRTENRTYELGRGDCFLIHPGQLVSYISDQEQPWRYRWAAFTGADADSLVLQAGFTPHQPVLSTAEYSTVLPAALAGMIQAFYGNKESAHLTSLGYLYLIVGEAAEQLNSSSRLTGAESQVKRTVKQMINYMASQYAHPVSIEQMSGSLGYNRAYLSRIFKQETGLSPVTYLLKLRIEKSRQLLRERPELSVEQVAASVGLTDALYFSRQFKRFCAQSPTAYRQATGRHSDKA from the coding sequence TTGGACCATACCTATAATGTTGGATCAAATCCTGTTTATTATGAGGGGCAGCCGCTGCATGTGCTGTTCTCCGGCGAGAGCCAGACCCTGCCGCTGCATCAGGCCGGCCCCAAAATATATGATTATTACCTGCTCCACTTCATTGAATCGGGCAAAGGCATCTTCCGTACGGAAAACCGCACTTATGAGCTGGGCCGGGGCGACTGCTTCCTGATTCATCCGGGACAGCTCGTCAGTTATATCTCCGACCAGGAGCAGCCCTGGCGCTACCGCTGGGCCGCCTTTACCGGAGCGGATGCTGACAGCCTTGTGCTTCAGGCCGGGTTCACTCCGCATCAGCCCGTCCTGTCCACTGCTGAATACAGTACCGTTCTTCCCGCCGCCCTAGCCGGGATGATTCAGGCTTTCTACGGCAACAAAGAAAGTGCACACCTCACTTCACTGGGATACCTGTATCTTATCGTCGGGGAGGCGGCTGAGCAGCTGAACTCCTCCTCCCGGCTGACCGGAGCGGAATCACAGGTGAAACGCACCGTGAAGCAGATGATTAACTATATGGCTTCACAGTATGCCCATCCGGTCTCTATTGAACAAATGTCCGGCAGCCTTGGATATAACCGCGCTTACCTGTCACGGATTTTCAAGCAGGAAACCGGCCTTTCGCCCGTCACTTACCTGCTGAAGCTGCGGATCGAGAAATCCCGCCAGCTATTGCGCGAACGCCCGGAGCTGTCTGTGGAGCAGGTCGCCGCATCCGTAGGGCTGACCGACGCCTTGTACTTCTCCCGCCAGTTCAAACGCTTCTGTGCCCAGTCTCCGACGGCCTACCGCCAGGCAACCGGCAGGCATAGCGACAAGGCTTGA
- a CDS encoding galactokinase: MSIQELNSKFIEKFGESTEEARVFYAPGRVNLIGEHLDYNGGYVFPAALDFGTTLIVRPRTDGKVQFASTNFPYEASIDYSEIGKAKTGEWVDYPVGVMVELAKKGHPLSGGYDLLFHGDIPNGSGLSSSASIEVVTGYAFLSLLGGDTDTVEIALLSQRAENQYVGVNSGIMDQFAVANGKKDHAILLMCDTLEYSLVPFATGAYKLVIGNTNKKRGLVDSKYNERRSQCDEALAILKQEVPSLSYLAEMKPEEFEIHKDKITDETVRRRARHVVEENQRVLDSVEVLKNNDLKQFGLFMNDSHVSLRDLYEVSCEELDVMVEEAQRIPGTLGSRMTGAGFGGCTVSLVHEDDVERFIREVGEAYTARTGLTGEFYVCGIGNGVEELKGVK; the protein is encoded by the coding sequence ATGAGCATACAAGAACTTAACAGCAAATTTATCGAGAAATTCGGGGAGAGCACGGAGGAGGCGCGGGTATTCTACGCACCGGGACGTGTGAATCTGATCGGCGAGCATCTGGATTATAACGGCGGTTATGTGTTCCCTGCAGCACTGGATTTCGGAACTACCCTGATTGTGCGGCCCCGCACTGACGGCAAGGTACAGTTCGCCTCCACGAACTTCCCTTATGAAGCCTCTATTGATTACAGCGAAATCGGCAAAGCCAAAACCGGGGAATGGGTTGACTACCCTGTCGGTGTTATGGTGGAGCTGGCGAAGAAGGGCCACCCGCTTTCCGGCGGCTACGATCTGCTGTTCCACGGTGATATTCCGAACGGCTCCGGGCTTTCGTCTTCTGCCTCCATTGAAGTAGTGACCGGATATGCCTTCCTGTCGCTGCTCGGCGGAGATACGGATACCGTTGAAATTGCTCTCTTGTCCCAGCGTGCGGAGAACCAGTACGTAGGCGTTAACTCCGGGATTATGGACCAGTTCGCTGTAGCCAACGGTAAGAAGGATCATGCCATCCTGCTGATGTGCGATACACTGGAATACAGCCTGGTTCCATTCGCAACCGGCGCCTACAAGCTGGTTATCGGCAACACCAATAAGAAGAGAGGCCTTGTAGACTCCAAGTACAACGAGCGCCGCAGCCAATGTGACGAAGCACTGGCCATTCTGAAGCAGGAGGTTCCGTCCCTGTCTTACCTGGCAGAGATGAAGCCGGAAGAGTTCGAAATCCATAAGGACAAAATCACAGACGAAACGGTAAGACGCCGGGCACGCCACGTAGTGGAAGAGAACCAGCGCGTGCTGGATTCCGTTGAGGTGCTGAAGAACAATGATCTGAAGCAGTTCGGCCTGTTCATGAATGACTCCCACGTGTCTCTGCGCGATCTGTACGAAGTAAGCTGCGAAGAGCTGGATGTGATGGTGGAAGAAGCACAGCGTATTCCGGGGACCCTCGGCTCCCGTATGACCGGTGCAGGGTTCGGCGGATGTACTGTATCGCTCGTGCATGAAGATGATGTGGAACGCTTTATCCGTGAAGTAGGCGAGGCTTATACAGCAAGAACCGGACTGACCGGCGAATTCTATGTGTGCGGCATCGGCAACGGTGTTGAAGAACTGAAAGGAGTGAAGTAA
- a CDS encoding UDP-glucose--hexose-1-phosphate uridylyltransferase — MANDNIASASGQKAQYAIEQLVLFALHQELIQPADVDYSRNELLDQFGFSEPYAAEFSEAPLTSPQAPLDVLIDYGFEIGLIPENTDTYRDLLDAKIMGLLMARPSEVNAEFSRLAAEQGIQAATDRFYKLSIDSNYIRMDRVSKNVYWLQDSPYGDIEMTINLSKPEKSPKEIAMARLLPPPVYPKCQLCRENVGYAGRVNHPPRQNLRIIPMELNQEKWFFQYSPYVYYNEHCIVFHHDHVPMKLTKDTLKRLLGFVESFPHYFIGSNADLPIVGGSILTHDHFQGGRHTFPIQKAPKEDTFTHPSYPGVSISIVKWPMSVLRMHGTDPAVLLECGNDIYESWKVYSDPEAEVLAFTETDGEMTPHNTVTPIVRRAEDGGFEMDLVLRNNRTSEEYPEGIFHPHREMHHIKKENIGLIEVMGLAILPGRLKEELDAVAGVLAGDTALLEAVKSDTGHALALHASWIQELAERFGTAHTREEAVKLVQNEVGIKFTHILEHAGVYKRTPEGQAAFRRFVNSFGAV, encoded by the coding sequence ATGGCTAATGACAACATTGCCTCAGCCTCCGGGCAAAAGGCGCAATATGCGATTGAGCAGCTGGTGCTGTTCGCGCTGCACCAGGAGCTGATTCAGCCTGCGGATGTGGATTACAGCCGCAATGAGCTGCTGGACCAGTTCGGCTTCAGCGAGCCGTATGCTGCGGAATTCAGCGAAGCACCCCTTACGAGCCCGCAGGCACCGCTCGATGTGCTGATTGATTACGGCTTTGAGATCGGGCTGATCCCGGAGAATACCGACACGTACCGCGATTTGCTGGACGCCAAAATTATGGGGCTTCTGATGGCACGCCCCTCCGAGGTCAATGCTGAGTTCAGCCGGCTTGCGGCTGAGCAGGGTATTCAGGCGGCTACCGACCGCTTTTATAAATTAAGCATTGATTCCAATTATATCCGGATGGACCGTGTGTCCAAGAACGTCTACTGGCTGCAGGATTCCCCTTACGGTGACATCGAGATGACGATCAATTTGTCCAAGCCGGAGAAAAGTCCAAAGGAAATTGCCATGGCCCGTCTGCTTCCGCCGCCGGTCTATCCCAAATGCCAGCTGTGCCGGGAAAATGTCGGCTATGCCGGAAGAGTGAATCACCCGCCGCGCCAGAACCTGCGGATCATCCCGATGGAGCTGAACCAGGAAAAGTGGTTTTTCCAATACTCTCCATACGTATACTACAATGAGCACTGCATCGTATTCCATCACGATCATGTGCCAATGAAGCTCACTAAGGATACGCTGAAGCGTCTCCTCGGCTTCGTGGAATCCTTCCCGCATTATTTCATCGGCTCGAATGCCGATCTGCCGATTGTCGGCGGGTCTATCCTGACTCACGATCATTTTCAAGGCGGACGGCACACGTTCCCGATCCAGAAGGCTCCCAAAGAGGATACCTTCACACATCCGTCCTATCCGGGAGTCAGCATCAGCATCGTTAAATGGCCGATGTCCGTGCTGCGTATGCACGGTACAGATCCGGCGGTGCTGCTGGAATGCGGCAATGACATCTACGAGAGCTGGAAGGTATACAGCGATCCGGAAGCGGAGGTGCTTGCATTTACGGAGACAGACGGAGAAATGACTCCGCATAACACGGTTACGCCTATCGTACGGCGGGCCGAAGACGGCGGATTTGAGATGGATCTGGTGCTGCGCAACAACCGGACCAGCGAGGAGTATCCGGAAGGAATCTTCCACCCGCACCGCGAGATGCACCATATCAAGAAGGAGAACATCGGCCTGATTGAGGTAATGGGTCTGGCGATCCTGCCGGGACGCCTGAAGGAAGAGCTGGACGCCGTAGCCGGCGTGCTGGCCGGAGATACGGCGCTGCTTGAAGCTGTGAAGAGCGACACCGGCCATGCGCTGGCGCTGCACGCTTCCTGGATTCAGGAGCTGGCAGAACGCTTCGGCACTGCACACACCCGTGAGGAAGCGGTGAAGCTGGTCCAGAATGAGGTCGGCATTAAATTTACACATATTCTGGAGCATGCCGGCGTCTACAAACGGACACCGGAGGGACAGGCAGCTTTCCGCCGCTTTGTGAACAGCTTCGGTGCAGTTTAG
- a CDS encoding iron-containing alcohol dehydrogenase, which translates to MRKFEFYNPTKLIFGQGTLQALRTEVPKYGKNVLLMYGGGSIKRSGLYDNVLAELKEAGAVVTELAGVEPNPRLSTVHKGVALCREHNIELILAVGGGSVLDCAKAVAVGAKYDGDMWDFVERKAAPQAALPLGTVLTMAATGSEMNSGSVISNEVTKEKMGWGSVHSFPAFSILDPENTFTLPRDQTVYGMVDIMSHVLEHYFHTEGNTPVQDGFCETLLRTVIETAPKLIEDLNNYELRETIMYCGTMALNGMVSMGFAGDWATHNIEHAVSAVYDIPHGGGLAILFPHWMRYNLSTNPARFRQLAVNVFGIDAAGKTDEEAGLEGIEALRSFWDSIGAPKTLGDYDIDGSEIGSMADKAVRFGPFGNFRKLDREDVVEIYTKAL; encoded by the coding sequence ATGCGCAAATTTGAATTTTACAACCCGACAAAGCTGATTTTTGGACAAGGAACCCTGCAGGCGCTGCGGACAGAAGTGCCGAAATACGGGAAGAATGTATTGCTGATGTATGGCGGCGGCAGCATCAAACGCAGCGGCCTCTATGATAATGTGCTTGCTGAACTCAAGGAGGCCGGTGCTGTTGTGACCGAACTGGCCGGAGTAGAGCCTAACCCGCGGTTGTCCACCGTACATAAAGGTGTGGCATTGTGCCGCGAGCATAACATTGAACTGATTCTCGCCGTCGGCGGCGGCAGCGTGCTGGACTGCGCCAAGGCTGTGGCGGTTGGGGCAAAATATGATGGCGATATGTGGGACTTTGTAGAACGCAAGGCTGCTCCACAAGCTGCACTGCCGCTGGGTACTGTACTGACAATGGCAGCCACAGGTTCGGAAATGAACAGCGGCTCTGTAATTTCCAATGAAGTGACCAAGGAAAAAATGGGCTGGGGCAGCGTGCATTCCTTCCCTGCATTCTCTATTCTGGATCCTGAAAATACATTCACCCTGCCGCGCGACCAGACTGTCTATGGCATGGTTGACATCATGTCCCACGTGCTGGAGCATTACTTCCATACGGAGGGCAATACGCCGGTACAGGACGGCTTCTGTGAGACGCTGCTGCGTACGGTGATTGAGACTGCACCGAAGCTGATAGAAGACCTGAACAATTACGAGCTGCGCGAGACGATCATGTACTGCGGCACAATGGCCTTGAACGGGATGGTAAGCATGGGCTTTGCCGGAGACTGGGCTACCCACAATATCGAGCATGCCGTTTCCGCGGTTTACGATATTCCGCATGGCGGCGGTCTGGCGATTCTGTTCCCGCACTGGATGAGATATAACCTCAGCACCAATCCGGCCCGTTTCCGCCAGCTTGCTGTAAATGTATTCGGTATTGATGCGGCAGGTAAAACGGACGAGGAAGCTGGTCTTGAGGGTATTGAAGCGCTGCGCAGCTTCTGGGATTCCATCGGTGCACCGAAAACACTCGGCGATTACGACATCGACGGCAGCGAAATCGGCAGCATGGCTGATAAAGCGGTCCGTTTTGGACCGTTCGGCAACTTCCGCAAGCTGGACCGCGAGGATGTAGTGGAGATTTATACAAAAGCGCTGTAA
- the galE gene encoding UDP-glucose 4-epimerase GalE: MAILVTGGAGYIGSHTVAELLDRGEEVVVIDNLLTGHREALLGGKLYEGDLRDKALLAKLFSENKIEAVIHFAASSLVGESMKDPVKYYDNNVYGTQCLLEAMQHAGVDKIVFSSTAATYGEPEKVPIEESDRTEPANVYGETKLTMERMMAWFDKVLGIKYVALRYFNAAGAHASGKIGEDHRPESHLIPLVLQTALKQRESIAVFGDDYPTEDGTCVRDYIHVSDLADAHVRAVTYLRGGNSSNVFNLGNGLGFSVKQVIETSKKVTGLEIPVVIQERRAGDPAVLVASSDKARSVLGWNPQHAELEGIIQSAWNWHSANPQGYGE, translated from the coding sequence ATGGCGATTCTGGTAACGGGTGGAGCAGGGTATATCGGTTCCCATACAGTAGCTGAGCTGCTGGACCGGGGCGAAGAGGTTGTAGTCATCGACAATCTGCTGACAGGACACCGCGAGGCGCTTCTTGGCGGCAAGCTGTACGAAGGGGATCTGCGCGACAAGGCCCTGCTGGCCAAGCTGTTCTCCGAGAACAAGATTGAAGCGGTTATCCATTTCGCAGCCAGCTCCCTGGTTGGCGAGAGCATGAAGGACCCGGTGAAATATTACGACAACAACGTATACGGAACCCAGTGTCTGCTGGAAGCGATGCAGCATGCCGGCGTGGACAAAATCGTCTTCTCATCCACAGCCGCAACCTACGGCGAACCGGAAAAGGTGCCGATTGAGGAAAGCGACCGCACAGAGCCGGCGAACGTATACGGCGAAACCAAGCTGACCATGGAACGCATGATGGCCTGGTTTGACAAAGTGCTTGGCATCAAATATGTGGCGCTGCGCTACTTCAATGCCGCAGGTGCCCATGCCAGCGGCAAGATCGGCGAAGACCACCGCCCGGAAAGCCATCTGATTCCGCTCGTACTGCAGACTGCACTGAAGCAGCGTGAGAGCATTGCTGTCTTCGGCGATGATTACCCGACAGAAGACGGAACCTGTGTCCGCGACTATATCCATGTCAGCGATCTGGCTGATGCCCATGTCCGTGCGGTTACTTACCTGCGGGGCGGCAACTCCAGCAACGTATTCAACCTGGGCAACGGCCTTGGCTTCTCGGTGAAGCAGGTTATTGAAACTTCCAAAAAAGTGACCGGACTGGAAATCCCGGTTGTCATCCAGGAGCGCCGCGCCGGCGATCCTGCGGTACTGGTGGCTTCCTCCGACAAAGCGCGCTCAGTGCTGGGATGGAACCCGCAGCATGCCGAGCTGGAAGGCATCATCCAGAGCGCATGGAACTGGCACTCCGCCAACCCGCAAGGATACGGAGAATAA
- a CDS encoding aminoglycoside 6-adenylyltransferase, translated as MRSEKEMFDLIAGTARDDERIRAVYMNGSRTNPNAPKDIFQDYDIVYVVTETESFLQDKTWIDRFGELLILQEPDKNDWFPGAAPDLSRRYAYLMLFADGNRIDLSLVTQEVMMEEYLGDKLTVPLLDKDRCLPPIEPPTDAGYRVTRPSEARFRGCCNEFWWCLQNVAKGIWRDELPYAKRMFDHYVRDMLDEMVCWWIGTQNDFGVSAGKMGKYFKRLLPPAYWKMYEQTYSDGSYDNFWEAVFTATELFRTLAAEAAGHLSFTYPVQEDVNMTAYLQHVRTLPADAEGVL; from the coding sequence TTGCGAAGCGAAAAAGAAATGTTTGATCTGATTGCCGGAACGGCCCGGGACGATGAACGGATTCGCGCGGTTTACATGAACGGTTCAAGAACCAATCCCAATGCGCCAAAAGACATTTTTCAGGATTACGATATCGTATATGTGGTGACCGAAACGGAGTCTTTTCTTCAAGATAAGACATGGATTGACAGGTTCGGAGAGCTGCTGATCCTGCAGGAGCCGGATAAAAACGACTGGTTTCCCGGTGCTGCCCCTGACCTCTCCCGGCGTTATGCTTACCTGATGCTGTTTGCGGACGGTAATAGGATCGATCTCAGCCTGGTTACGCAGGAAGTGATGATGGAGGAGTATCTTGGAGACAAACTTACTGTACCGCTGCTGGATAAGGACCGCTGCCTGCCTCCCATTGAGCCGCCGACGGATGCCGGTTACCGGGTAACCCGCCCTTCTGAAGCCCGATTCAGGGGCTGCTGCAACGAATTCTGGTGGTGTCTGCAAAATGTGGCCAAGGGAATATGGCGCGATGAGCTGCCGTATGCTAAGAGGATGTTCGATCATTATGTGAGGGACATGCTGGATGAGATGGTCTGCTGGTGGATCGGCACGCAGAATGATTTCGGGGTATCTGCCGGGAAAATGGGCAAGTATTTCAAGAGACTTCTGCCTCCTGCCTACTGGAAAATGTATGAACAGACTTATTCGGACGGCAGCTATGATAACTTTTGGGAGGCTGTATTTACCGCCACTGAGCTGTTCCGTACGCTTGCGGCTGAGGCCGCCGGGCATTTGTCATTCACCTACCCTGTGCAAGAGGACGTGAACATGACGGCTTATCTGCAGCATGTCCGGACATTGCCGGCGGATGCCGAAGGGGTGCTGTAG
- the mgrA gene encoding L-glyceraldehyde 3-phosphate reductase: MVYVASDERYEVMRYNRSGRSGLKLPAISLGLWHNFGGIDTYENGREMITRSFDLGITHFDLANNYGPPGGSAEELFGKVLASDLSPYRDEMVISTKAGYYMWPGPYGDWGSRKYMLASLDQSLKRLGLDYVDIFYSHRPDPETPLEETMGALDYAVRSGKALYIGLSNYTAEQTAEAIKILKELGTPLLIHQPRYSMLDRWIENGLQDVLEEHGVGSIAFTPLAQGLLTNKYLNGIPENSRAAGPSTALNESGITPDVQRKIRALNQLAVSRGLSLAQFALLWTLRGGRVTSALIGASRVSQIEENIAALSHGDFTQEELDRIETILKTEHEA, from the coding sequence ATGGTGTATGTGGCTAGCGACGAACGGTATGAAGTGATGCGTTACAACCGCTCCGGCAGGTCGGGCCTGAAGCTTCCGGCGATATCGCTGGGGCTGTGGCATAACTTTGGCGGAATCGATACCTATGAGAACGGCCGGGAGATGATTACCCGTTCGTTTGATCTCGGAATTACCCATTTTGATCTGGCAAACAATTACGGGCCGCCCGGAGGTTCAGCAGAAGAACTGTTCGGCAAAGTGCTGGCCAGTGACCTGTCCCCCTACCGTGATGAGATGGTGATATCCACAAAAGCGGGATATTATATGTGGCCCGGCCCCTATGGTGACTGGGGATCGCGCAAATATATGCTGGCCAGCCTGGATCAGAGCCTGAAGCGGCTCGGCCTCGATTATGTCGATATTTTTTACTCTCACCGTCCGGACCCGGAGACGCCGCTGGAAGAGACGATGGGCGCGCTGGATTATGCCGTGCGCTCAGGCAAAGCGCTGTATATCGGATTGTCCAATTACACGGCAGAGCAGACGGCAGAAGCGATCAAAATTCTTAAGGAGCTCGGCACACCGCTTCTGATTCATCAGCCCCGCTACTCCATGCTGGACCGCTGGATTGAGAACGGGCTGCAGGATGTGCTTGAAGAACACGGGGTTGGCAGCATTGCGTTTACCCCGCTGGCCCAGGGTCTATTGACCAATAAATATTTGAACGGCATTCCGGAAAATTCGCGGGCGGCAGGTCCGTCTACAGCCTTGAATGAGAGCGGGATTACCCCGGATGTGCAGCGCAAAATCCGCGCGCTTAACCAGCTTGCGGTCTCAAGGGGGCTTAGTCTGGCACAATTTGCCCTTCTCTGGACGCTCCGCGGCGGCAGGGTGACTTCGGCGCTGATCGGTGCGAGCCGGGTAAGCCAGATCGAAGAGAATATCGCAGCATTATCGCACGGGGATTTCACGCAGGAAGAGCTGGACCGGATTGAAACGATACTCAAAACGGAGCATGAAGCCTGA